From Pseudomonas sp. G.S.17, the proteins below share one genomic window:
- a CDS encoding LysR family transcriptional regulator, protein MLAFTQAKLAFRQVINAPAHYRLNHSDLALILALVRGKTLVRTAELLKVDVSTVFRSVRRLEAALGTALFDKNRAGYRPTGAALTLAKQAEDAEQALELAQISLEQGREVVSGTVRLTCTETVLQSLLLPALTRFMPDYPALKLELNTSSTFANLSSRDADIALRLTTSPPEHLVGNRLGTVSYVLCASTDYLQRIGHDEPALMDWIAPDDFLPDHPTVTWRRQQLPGINLSYRCSSMMAVAELVKAGMGIAALPDFQLANSPQLQTLGEPLAGYDSALWLLTRPDCRALRSVSALFTELTRGIRLPQS, encoded by the coding sequence ATGCTGGCGTTCACGCAAGCAAAATTGGCATTCAGACAAGTGATCAATGCACCCGCGCACTATCGACTCAATCATTCCGACCTCGCATTGATCCTGGCATTAGTGCGTGGCAAGACTCTGGTGCGGACCGCCGAACTGCTCAAGGTCGATGTTTCCACGGTGTTCCGCTCGGTGCGGCGCCTTGAAGCGGCACTGGGCACCGCGCTGTTCGACAAGAACCGAGCCGGGTACCGGCCGACCGGAGCGGCGCTAACCCTGGCCAAGCAGGCCGAAGATGCCGAACAGGCGCTGGAACTGGCGCAAATCAGCCTGGAACAAGGGCGCGAAGTGGTCAGCGGCACGGTGCGCCTGACCTGTACCGAAACGGTGCTGCAAAGTCTGTTGCTGCCTGCGCTGACTCGTTTCATGCCTGATTACCCGGCCCTGAAACTTGAGCTCAACACCTCCAGCACGTTCGCCAACCTCAGCAGCCGGGACGCCGACATCGCCCTGCGCCTGACCACCAGCCCGCCGGAGCATCTGGTGGGCAACCGGCTCGGAACGGTGTCCTACGTGCTTTGTGCCAGTACGGATTACCTGCAGCGGATCGGCCATGACGAGCCCGCCCTGATGGACTGGATCGCGCCCGACGATTTTCTCCCCGACCATCCCACCGTCACCTGGCGGCGGCAGCAACTGCCTGGCATCAATCTGAGCTATCGCTGCAGTTCGATGATGGCGGTGGCCGAGTTGGTCAAGGCGGGAATGGGCATTGCGGCGCTGCCGGACTTTCAGTTGGCCAACAGTCCACAGCTGCAAACGCTGGGTGAACCGCTGGCCGGTTATGACAGCGCGCTGTGGTTGCTGACCCGCCCGGATTGCCGCGCGCTGCGCTCGGTGTCGGCGTTATTTACCGAGTTGACGCGGGGGATTCGCTTGCCGCAGTCGTGA
- a CDS encoding CTP synthase produces MERVSRTGETVRIALVGDYNASVPAHRAIPLALEMAASAASVQVEYSWVPTPQVQDGAGLAGFDGIWCVPASPYLDMNGALTAIRYARERPLPFLGTCGGFQHALIEYARNVLGWQDAEHAETAPESANAIITPLTCSLLEVVADIRLRPGSLIAQAYEQLDIAECYQCRYGLRAELHEELFSGALGVSGRDKNGEIRAIELQGHPFFVASLFQPERAALAGSLPPLVAAFLGACLECRRR; encoded by the coding sequence ATGGAACGGGTGAGTCGGACGGGTGAAACAGTACGCATCGCCTTGGTTGGGGATTACAACGCAAGTGTGCCAGCACATCGGGCGATTCCGCTGGCGCTGGAGATGGCGGCCAGTGCCGCGAGCGTGCAAGTTGAGTACAGCTGGGTACCCACGCCGCAGGTTCAGGATGGCGCTGGACTGGCTGGCTTCGACGGAATCTGGTGTGTGCCGGCCAGTCCTTATCTGGACATGAACGGCGCGCTCACGGCGATTCGATATGCCCGAGAACGGCCGCTGCCGTTTCTGGGTACTTGCGGCGGCTTCCAGCATGCGTTGATTGAATACGCGCGCAACGTATTGGGCTGGCAGGACGCCGAGCATGCGGAAACCGCGCCTGAATCAGCCAACGCGATCATTACACCGCTGACTTGCTCGCTGCTGGAGGTTGTCGCTGACATCCGTTTGCGCCCCGGTTCCTTGATTGCCCAGGCGTATGAACAACTGGATATCGCCGAGTGCTATCAATGTCGCTATGGTCTGCGGGCGGAACTGCATGAGGAGCTGTTTTCCGGTGCGTTGGGGGTGAGCGGCAGGGATAAAAACGGCGAGATTCGCGCCATCGAACTGCAAGGCCATCCGTTTTTCGTCGCCAGCCTGTTCCAGCCCGAGCGCGCGGCTCTGGCAGGAAGTCTGCCGCCACTGGTTGCAGCTTTCCTTGGCGCCTGCCTGGAGTGCCGCCGTCGCTGA
- a CDS encoding YbhB/YbcL family Raf kinase inhibitor-like protein, with the protein MLSRLLGRVLRGRSATENKLIWNQKTVAFAPVNIDLRSPAFASMERIPASHVGSAAGGNLSPALEWTGLPPGTKELALIIEDGDAALPFAFVHAIAVGITPELNGLPVGALSSASRGLVTLGRNSFGSTTYSGPSPLRGHGPHRYSFQLLALDRALYFESPPNRTQLLRAMAGAVIGRGRLDGVHERP; encoded by the coding sequence ATGCTGAGTCGTCTGTTGGGTCGAGTGTTGCGCGGACGCAGTGCGACCGAAAACAAACTGATCTGGAATCAGAAAACCGTGGCGTTTGCGCCGGTCAATATCGACCTGCGCAGCCCGGCATTCGCCTCGATGGAGCGGATACCGGCGTCTCATGTGGGGTCGGCAGCGGGCGGTAATCTATCTCCTGCTCTTGAATGGACCGGTTTGCCACCTGGCACCAAAGAGCTGGCATTGATCATCGAAGACGGCGATGCCGCGCTGCCGTTTGCCTTCGTGCACGCCATTGCCGTCGGTATCACGCCGGAACTCAACGGCTTGCCGGTCGGCGCCTTGAGCAGCGCCTCTCGCGGGTTGGTGACGCTGGGGCGCAACAGTTTTGGCAGCACCACTTATTCAGGGCCAAGCCCGTTACGGGGCCACGGTCCGCATCGCTACAGCTTTCAATTGTTGGCACTTGATCGCGCCTTGTATTTCGAAAGTCCGCCGAATCGCACGCAATTGCTCCGAGCGATGGCCGGCGCGGTAATTGGTCGGGGCCGACTGGACGGGGTTCATGAGCGGCCTTGA
- a CDS encoding MarR family winged helix-turn-helix transcriptional regulator, producing the protein MNHRPDTAPELHIPDSLRVPPKVLCHATSLRKATRRISQLYDAVMAPSGLRSTQRSILIQIARHQAPAMTELAAILVIDRSALAQNLKPLERDGLVSVEVDTDDRRSRRVRLTQCGVDKLLESQALWEEAQQCFETRLGKQQACELRELLGKVAALDYGDETVED; encoded by the coding sequence ATGAATCACCGCCCCGATACTGCACCTGAACTGCACATTCCCGACAGTTTGCGGGTGCCCCCCAAAGTGCTTTGTCACGCCACCAGTTTGCGCAAGGCAACCCGGCGTATCTCCCAGCTCTACGATGCCGTCATGGCGCCCAGTGGTTTGCGTTCGACCCAGCGCTCGATCCTGATCCAGATCGCCCGCCACCAGGCTCCGGCAATGACTGAGCTGGCGGCGATTCTGGTCATCGATCGCTCGGCGCTGGCGCAGAATCTCAAGCCGCTGGAGCGTGACGGTCTGGTGTCAGTGGAGGTCGATACCGACGACCGCCGCAGCCGTCGTGTGCGGCTCACCCAGTGTGGTGTGGATAAATTGCTCGAATCCCAAGCGTTGTGGGAAGAGGCTCAGCAGTGCTTCGAAACCAGACTCGGCAAACAGCAAGCCTGTGAACTGCGTGAGTTGTTGGGCAAGGTTGCCGCCCTGGATTACGGCGATGAGACGGTTGAGGATTAA
- a CDS encoding TIGR00366 family protein, protein MAADIEESRYARFALRCAKFAERWFPDSWVFAALAVVIVTVATLAMGARPAEAAKAFGDGFWSLIPFTMQMAFVVIGGYVVASSPPAVKLIDRLARIPKNGRSAVAWVALISMVASLLNWGLSLVFGGLLVRALARRTDLRMDYRAAGAAAYLGLGAVWALGLSSSAAQLQANPGSLPPSILAITGVIPFTETIFLWQSGVMLAVLVIVSLVVAYATAPGPNSAKDAKACGVDPAFSLPALPPRSRPGEWLEYSPLLIILMVLLASGWLFNEFSTKPAITAISGLNTYNFLFIMLGALLHWRPRSFLDAVTRAVPTTTGVMIQFPLYGSIAALMTTVKGSDAQTLAHHISTFFTSIASHDTYALLMGVYSAVLGFFIPSGGGKWIIEAPYVMQVANELQYHLGWAVQIYNAAEALPNLINPFYMLPLLGVLGLKARDLIGFSFVQLLVHTPLVLFLLWALGKTLSYIPPMMP, encoded by the coding sequence GTGGCCGCCGATATCGAAGAAAGCCGCTATGCCCGTTTTGCCCTGCGGTGCGCAAAATTCGCGGAACGCTGGTTTCCTGACTCCTGGGTATTTGCTGCGTTGGCGGTGGTCATCGTCACGGTTGCGACCCTGGCCATGGGTGCCCGCCCCGCCGAAGCGGCCAAGGCGTTCGGTGATGGTTTCTGGAGCCTGATCCCGTTCACCATGCAGATGGCCTTCGTGGTGATCGGCGGCTATGTCGTCGCCAGTTCGCCGCCAGCGGTCAAATTGATTGATCGCCTGGCGCGTATCCCGAAAAACGGCCGCTCGGCCGTGGCCTGGGTGGCGCTGATTTCCATGGTCGCCTCGTTGCTGAACTGGGGCCTGTCGCTGGTCTTCGGTGGCCTGCTGGTGCGCGCTCTCGCTCGGCGGACCGACTTGCGCATGGATTATCGCGCGGCCGGTGCTGCGGCGTATCTGGGCCTCGGCGCGGTCTGGGCACTGGGCCTTTCTTCTTCGGCGGCGCAGCTGCAAGCCAACCCCGGCAGCCTGCCACCGTCGATCCTGGCAATTACCGGGGTCATTCCGTTCACCGAAACGATTTTCCTCTGGCAGTCCGGCGTGATGCTGGCCGTGTTGGTCATCGTCTCGCTGGTGGTGGCTTACGCCACGGCGCCCGGCCCGAACAGCGCCAAGGACGCCAAGGCCTGCGGCGTCGATCCGGCTTTCAGCCTGCCAGCCCTGCCCCCGCGCAGCCGTCCCGGCGAATGGCTGGAATACAGTCCGCTGCTGATTATCCTGATGGTATTGCTGGCGTCCGGCTGGCTGTTCAACGAATTCTCGACCAAACCGGCTATCACCGCGATTTCCGGTCTGAACACCTATAACTTCCTGTTCATCATGCTCGGCGCGCTGCTGCACTGGCGTCCACGCAGCTTTCTCGACGCCGTAACCCGCGCCGTGCCCACTACCACGGGCGTAATGATCCAGTTCCCACTTTACGGCTCGATTGCAGCATTGATGACGACGGTCAAAGGCAGCGACGCGCAAACCCTGGCGCATCACATCTCGACGTTCTTCACCAGCATCGCCTCCCACGACACCTATGCGCTGCTGATGGGTGTCTATTCGGCAGTGCTGGGCTTCTTCATCCCGTCGGGTGGTGGCAAGTGGATCATCGAAGCGCCCTACGTCATGCAGGTCGCCAACGAACTTCAATACCATCTGGGCTGGGCGGTGCAGATCTACAACGCTGCCGAAGCCTTGCCGAACCTGATCAACCCGTTCTACATGCTGCCGCTGCTGGGCGTACTGGGTCTGAAAGCCCGCGACCTGATCGGCTTTTCGTTCGTGCAATTGCTGGTGCATACGCCGCTGGTACTGTTTCTGTTGTGGGCGCTGGGTAAGACGTTGAGCTATATCCCGCCAATGATGCCCTGA
- a CDS encoding CoA transferase subunit B, producing MALSREQMAQRVARELKDGFYVNLGIGIPTLVANYVPDDIDVMLQSENGLLGMGAFPTEETIDADMINAGKQTVTARVGASIFDSSQSFAMIRGGHVDLTVLGAFEVDVEGNIASWMIPGKLVKGMGGAMDLVAGADNIIVTMTHASKDGESKLLDRCSLPLTGAGCIRKVLTDLAYLEIENGAFILRERAPGVSVEEIIAKTAGKLIVPDDVVEMTF from the coding sequence ATGGCACTTTCCCGCGAACAAATGGCTCAACGCGTCGCACGCGAACTCAAAGATGGCTTTTACGTGAACCTGGGCATCGGCATTCCGACCCTGGTTGCCAACTACGTGCCTGACGATATCGACGTGATGCTGCAATCGGAAAACGGCTTGCTGGGCATGGGCGCCTTCCCGACCGAAGAAACCATCGATGCCGACATGATCAATGCCGGCAAGCAAACAGTGACCGCACGTGTCGGCGCATCGATCTTTGACTCATCACAATCCTTCGCCATGATCCGCGGCGGCCACGTGGACCTCACCGTCCTGGGTGCTTTCGAAGTCGACGTGGAAGGCAACATCGCCTCGTGGATGATCCCCGGCAAGCTGGTCAAGGGCATGGGTGGCGCCATGGATCTGGTGGCCGGCGCCGACAACATCATCGTCACCATGACCCACGCGTCAAAGGATGGCGAGTCCAAGCTGCTGGACCGTTGCAGCCTGCCCCTGACCGGCGCTGGCTGCATTCGCAAAGTGTTGACCGACCTGGCTTACCTGGAAATCGAAAACGGCGCGTTCATCCTGCGCGAACGTGCGCCTGGGGTCAGCGTTGAAGAAATCATCGCCAAGACCGCTGGCAAATTGATTGTTCCGGATGATGTCGTGGAAATGACATTCTGA
- a CDS encoding CoA transferase subunit A, whose amino-acid sequence MAGLDKRVATYQEALAGLTDNMTVLSGGFGLCGIPENLIAEIKRMGVRGLTVVSNNCGVDGFGLGILLEDRQIRKMIASYVGENALFERQLLSGELEVELTPQGTLAEKMRAGGAGIPAFYTATGYGTPVAEGKETRQFNGRNVILEEAITGDFAIVKGWKADHFGNVVYRHTAQNFNPVVATAGRITVVEVEEIVEPGVLLPSEIHTPGIYVNRVIQGTFEKRIEQRTVRKA is encoded by the coding sequence ATGGCTGGACTCGACAAACGAGTTGCGACTTATCAAGAAGCCCTTGCTGGGCTGACCGACAACATGACAGTGCTTTCCGGTGGATTTGGCTTGTGCGGCATCCCGGAAAACCTCATCGCAGAAATCAAACGCATGGGCGTCCGAGGCCTGACCGTTGTTTCCAACAACTGCGGCGTCGACGGCTTTGGCTTGGGCATCCTGCTCGAAGACCGGCAGATCCGTAAGATGATCGCCTCCTACGTCGGTGAAAACGCCCTGTTCGAGCGCCAGTTGCTCAGTGGCGAACTGGAAGTCGAACTTACTCCCCAAGGCACCCTCGCCGAGAAAATGCGCGCAGGCGGCGCCGGCATTCCCGCGTTCTACACCGCTACCGGGTACGGTACGCCGGTGGCCGAAGGCAAGGAAACCCGTCAGTTCAATGGCCGCAATGTGATCCTTGAAGAGGCAATTACCGGCGACTTCGCTATCGTCAAAGGCTGGAAAGCCGATCACTTCGGCAACGTGGTTTATCGCCACACCGCGCAGAACTTCAACCCGGTGGTTGCCACCGCAGGCCGGATCACCGTGGTCGAGGTTGAAGAAATTGTCGAACCGGGTGTGCTGCTGCCTTCCGAAATCCATACGCCTGGCATCTACGTCAATCGGGTGATCCAGGGGACTTTCGAGAAGCGCATCGAACAGCGCACCGTACGCAAAGCCTGA
- a CDS encoding LysR family transcriptional regulator — MNVKQLRAFLAVAQHLSFAQAGERLHLSQPALSLTIKSLEEDLGGQLLSRTTRSVGLTPEGETLLPLARQLLADWDNAEELLRQRFTLQLGRVSVAAMPSFAGNLLPGALKVFRSRYPRVNVAVHDLINEEVLEMVRHRRVELGIGFEPEAGNSLVFTPFYTDRFVAVVPLDSPLAQRAELSWEELLQEDFIALQRPSAVRLLLEQSLEAQHGKLSVAFESHQLSTVGRMVANGLGVSAVPSLCIQQMQELGARCIALVEPRIERRIGLMMLADHKLSAAAQALRDVLIECAQSQQPRLEAL, encoded by the coding sequence ATGAACGTGAAGCAGCTTCGCGCTTTTCTGGCCGTGGCGCAGCATCTGAGCTTTGCCCAGGCGGGGGAACGGCTGCACCTTTCGCAACCGGCCCTGAGCCTGACCATCAAGAGTCTAGAAGAGGATTTGGGTGGGCAACTGCTCAGTCGCACCACCCGTAGCGTCGGCCTCACGCCGGAAGGTGAAACCTTGCTGCCTCTTGCGCGGCAATTGCTCGCCGACTGGGACAATGCCGAAGAGCTGCTGCGTCAGCGCTTTACCTTGCAACTGGGCCGGGTGTCGGTGGCGGCGATGCCTTCTTTTGCGGGCAATCTGCTGCCCGGCGCGCTCAAGGTGTTTCGCAGTCGCTACCCACGGGTCAACGTGGCGGTGCATGACCTGATCAACGAAGAAGTGCTGGAGATGGTTCGTCATCGGCGCGTGGAGCTGGGCATCGGTTTCGAGCCCGAGGCGGGCAATTCGCTGGTCTTCACGCCGTTCTATACCGACCGCTTCGTCGCCGTGGTGCCGCTGGATTCGCCCCTTGCCCAGCGTGCCGAACTGAGCTGGGAGGAGTTGTTGCAAGAAGACTTCATTGCCCTGCAACGACCTTCCGCCGTGCGTCTGCTGCTGGAGCAGAGTCTGGAAGCGCAGCACGGCAAATTGTCGGTGGCGTTTGAAAGCCATCAACTATCGACGGTCGGACGCATGGTGGCTAACGGGCTTGGGGTCAGCGCGGTACCGTCGTTGTGCATTCAGCAGATGCAGGAATTGGGTGCGCGCTGCATTGCCCTGGTCGAACCGCGTATCGAGCGGCGGATCGGTCTGATGATGCTCGCCGATCACAAGCTATCGGCCGCTGCCCAAGCGCTTCGGGATGTCTTGATCGAATGCGCGCAGTCACAACAGCCCAGGCTTGAAGCGCTCTAG
- a CDS encoding LysE family translocator has translation MTLSFDLLLAFALFAFVTSVTPGPNNMMLLASGVNFGFNRSIPHILGISCGFFSLVLAVGLGLGAAFKTYPLLYTVLRYAGAAYLLYLAWKIATSGPASDAEGHEGKPQTFLQAAAFQWVNPKAWVMAVGAISTYTPLQGYFTNVLVISAVFALINAPSVCVWAGCGSLLRNALRDPFWLRVFNGVMATLLVLSLYPLLEG, from the coding sequence ATGACGCTCTCTTTCGATTTGCTGCTGGCATTCGCGCTGTTTGCGTTTGTCACCTCGGTTACACCCGGTCCGAACAACATGATGTTGCTGGCCTCTGGTGTGAACTTTGGTTTCAACCGTTCGATCCCGCATATTCTCGGTATCAGTTGTGGCTTTTTCAGCCTGGTGCTGGCTGTCGGCCTGGGTTTGGGCGCAGCGTTCAAGACCTATCCGTTGCTGTACACCGTATTGCGTTACGCCGGCGCCGCTTATCTGCTGTACCTGGCCTGGAAAATCGCGACCTCCGGCCCGGCTTCGGATGCAGAGGGCCATGAGGGCAAACCGCAAACCTTTCTGCAAGCGGCAGCGTTTCAGTGGGTCAACCCCAAAGCCTGGGTCATGGCGGTAGGCGCCATCAGCACTTACACGCCGTTGCAGGGTTACTTCACCAACGTCCTGGTGATTTCCGCAGTCTTCGCCTTGATCAACGCGCCGAGTGTCTGCGTCTGGGCCGGCTGCGGCAGTCTGTTACGTAATGCCCTGCGTGATCCGTTCTGGCTGCGGGTGTTCAACGGCGTGATGGCGACCCTGCTGGTGCTGTCGTTGTATCCGCTGCTGGAAGGCTGA
- the ssuE gene encoding NADPH-dependent FMN reductase gives MLVVSLSGSPALKSRSGVVLEHARRWLQNHGVDVTTLRIRDFNAEDLLFGHFDSPQVIDFIEAVKKADGLLIGTPVYKASFSGALKTLLDLLPERSLHGKVVLPLATGGSIAHMLAVDYALKPVLSALKCQEVLHGIFAIDTQISYADNELGGELDEILTERLQEGLEHFYLGLQHRLQARQKQAGGHLRLAL, from the coding sequence ATGTTAGTCGTTTCACTCTCCGGCAGCCCCGCTCTCAAATCCCGTTCCGGCGTTGTGCTCGAACACGCACGGCGCTGGCTACAGAACCATGGCGTGGATGTCACCACGTTGCGCATCCGTGATTTCAACGCAGAAGATTTGCTGTTCGGGCATTTCGACAGCCCGCAAGTGATCGACTTTATCGAAGCGGTCAAAAAGGCCGATGGCCTGCTGATCGGCACACCGGTCTACAAGGCGTCATTCTCCGGGGCACTGAAAACCCTGCTGGATCTGCTGCCGGAGCGCTCGCTGCATGGCAAAGTCGTGCTGCCACTGGCAACCGGCGGCAGCATCGCCCACATGCTCGCCGTGGACTACGCGCTCAAACCTGTGCTGTCGGCGCTCAAATGCCAGGAAGTGCTGCACGGAATTTTTGCCATCGACACGCAGATCAGCTACGCCGACAACGAACTGGGCGGCGAGCTGGACGAGATACTGACCGAGCGTTTGCAAGAAGGGCTGGAGCATTTCTATCTCGGCCTGCAACACCGTTTGCAAGCGCGGCAGAAGCAGGCCGGCGGGCATTTGCGCCTGGCTTTATAA
- a CDS encoding polysaccharide biosynthesis/export family protein has product MKLTLAVVLLSSLILQGCAFAPGQHMTPSDVEKKDPDGPDVHLVNITPLTLKQQRQQATAATKPLPTELLNYKTPEYIVGPGDTLLVIVFEHPELTAPGSQDQLDANSREVLSDGTLYFPYVGRIQAGGKTVGQIREQLRMGLSPQYTEVKVDVKVLRYNSQRVLLSGSFKSPGPQSITNIPLSLVQAISTAGLDLTDANLAGLTLRRDGKDYVIDVDALNRKDSQLSKIFLKNGDYLHLNSNSKNKIYVMGEVQRPQVISFGTTSVTLLEALGNAGGLSPDSADGDAVYVIRGADNQANVGATVYHLNAEKPTAYILAKDFELAAQDVVFVGPANITRWSRFVSQLLGSANVIQTGAAFRN; this is encoded by the coding sequence ATGAAGCTAACCCTAGCTGTTGTGCTGCTCTCCAGTCTGATTTTGCAAGGCTGCGCTTTCGCACCCGGGCAGCACATGACTCCAAGTGACGTTGAAAAGAAAGACCCGGACGGTCCGGATGTCCATCTGGTCAACATAACTCCGCTAACGCTGAAACAGCAGCGACAGCAAGCAACGGCCGCCACCAAGCCATTGCCAACCGAACTGCTGAACTACAAGACTCCCGAGTACATCGTGGGCCCAGGTGACACACTGTTGGTGATCGTCTTCGAACACCCAGAGTTGACAGCACCCGGTTCCCAGGACCAACTCGATGCCAACAGCCGGGAAGTATTGAGCGACGGCACGCTCTATTTCCCTTACGTCGGCAGAATCCAGGCAGGCGGCAAAACAGTCGGGCAGATCCGCGAACAATTGCGCATGGGCCTGTCGCCGCAGTACACCGAGGTCAAGGTCGACGTCAAAGTCCTGCGCTACAACAGCCAACGCGTATTGCTCTCCGGCTCCTTCAAATCCCCCGGCCCGCAATCGATCACCAATATCCCTTTAAGTCTGGTCCAGGCAATCAGTACTGCTGGTCTTGACCTGACCGATGCCAACCTCGCAGGTCTGACCCTGCGCCGCGATGGCAAGGACTACGTGATCGACGTCGATGCGCTTAACCGCAAAGACTCGCAACTGAGCAAAATCTTTCTCAAGAACGGCGATTACCTGCACTTGAACAGCAACTCGAAGAACAAGATCTACGTCATGGGCGAAGTCCAGCGGCCACAGGTCATTTCCTTCGGCACCACCAGCGTGACACTGCTTGAAGCCCTGGGTAATGCCGGCGGCCTGAGCCCGGACAGCGCTGACGGTGATGCGGTGTATGTCATTCGCGGAGCCGACAATCAGGCGAACGTCGGTGCCACTGTCTACCATCTCAATGCCGAAAAACCGACCGCCTACATTCTGGCCAAAGACTTCGAACTCGCCGCTCAGGATGTGGTGTTCGTAGGCCCGGCCAACATCACCCGCTGGAGCCGCTTCGTCAGTCAACTGCTGGGCTCGGCCAACGTCATTCAGACCGGCGCTGCGTTCCGCAACTGA
- a CDS encoding undecaprenyl-phosphate glucose phosphotransferase — MRTQVRGILHAHQSLLSVAHRLLDLTVIVLGGYWQSRQDPSVSSAEAWLQILLAVLVFHWLSEFHQMYGSWRGERILRELTKVFNYWGLTFVILLCVDYLLLNHGQLPDDSQMTWFASVLAVLCGYRLLIRSVLHGLRRRGFNTRRVAIVGTGHVGERLAESISGAPWMGLQLLGFYDVQPQQLDANGIEPQVPVLGDLNQLIEDARQGRIDKVYITLGIDGQPHLHDLVKGLSDTTASVYVIPDVFMFELLHARSESINGLASISIFDSPMDGAWSLVKRIEDILLSSVILLMIALPLLLIAIAIKLTSPGPVLFRQRRYGLDGKPIMVWKFRSMNVQENGEVVRQATRNDSRITPLGAFLRRTSLDELPQFFNVLRGDMSIVGPRPHAVAHNEQYRKQVNGYMLRHKVKPGITGWAQINGWRGETDTLDKMQKRVEFDLEYIEHWSLWLDLKIILLTLFKGFLNKNAF, encoded by the coding sequence ATGCGTACGCAAGTTCGCGGCATTCTTCATGCGCATCAATCCCTGCTGTCGGTTGCCCATCGCCTGCTGGATCTGACAGTGATCGTGCTTGGCGGTTACTGGCAAAGTCGGCAGGATCCATCGGTATCCAGTGCCGAAGCCTGGCTGCAGATACTGCTGGCGGTGCTGGTCTTTCACTGGCTCAGCGAATTTCACCAAATGTACGGCTCATGGCGCGGCGAACGCATCCTTCGCGAGCTGACCAAGGTGTTCAATTACTGGGGACTGACCTTCGTCATCCTGCTGTGCGTGGATTACCTGCTGCTCAACCATGGGCAATTGCCGGATGACAGCCAGATGACCTGGTTCGCCTCGGTACTGGCGGTGCTCTGCGGCTATCGGTTGTTGATTCGCAGCGTCCTGCATGGCTTGCGGCGGCGTGGTTTCAACACCCGTCGGGTGGCCATCGTCGGCACCGGTCACGTCGGCGAGCGCCTGGCGGAATCGATTTCCGGCGCGCCCTGGATGGGCCTACAATTGCTGGGTTTCTACGATGTGCAGCCACAGCAGCTGGATGCCAACGGCATCGAGCCTCAGGTTCCGGTGCTGGGTGACCTGAACCAACTGATCGAAGATGCGCGCCAGGGCCGTATCGACAAGGTTTACATCACCCTCGGGATCGACGGCCAACCGCATTTGCATGATCTGGTCAAAGGCCTGAGCGATACCACGGCGTCGGTGTATGTGATTCCTGACGTGTTCATGTTCGAACTGCTGCACGCCCGCAGCGAGAGCATCAATGGCCTGGCCAGCATCAGCATTTTCGACTCGCCCATGGACGGCGCGTGGAGTCTGGTCAAACGTATCGAGGACATTCTGCTGTCCAGCGTCATCCTGCTGATGATTGCCCTGCCGCTGCTGCTGATTGCCATCGCGATCAAGCTCACCTCCCCCGGCCCGGTGCTGTTTCGCCAGCGTCGCTACGGGCTGGATGGCAAGCCGATCATGGTCTGGAAATTTCGCAGCATGAACGTGCAGGAAAACGGCGAAGTGGTTCGCCAGGCCACGCGCAACGACTCACGCATCACACCGCTGGGCGCGTTTCTGCGGCGCACATCACTGGATGAGCTGCCACAGTTCTTCAATGTGCTGCGCGGCGACATGTCCATCGTCGGTCCGCGGCCACATGCGGTGGCGCATAACGAGCAATACCGCAAGCAGGTCAACGGTTACATGCTGCGCCACAAGGTCAAACCAGGCATCACCGGCTGGGCGCAGATCAATGGCTGGCGCGGCGAAACCGACACTCTGGACAAGATGCAGAAGCGCGTCGAATTCGACCTCGAATACATCGAGCACTGGTCGCTGTGGCTGGATCTGAAAATCATTCTGTTGACCCTGTTCAAAGGTTTTCTGAACAAGAACGCCTTCTGA